One window from the genome of Oreochromis niloticus isolate F11D_XX linkage group LG20, O_niloticus_UMD_NMBU, whole genome shotgun sequence encodes:
- the LOC109196163 gene encoding PAN2-PAN3 deadenylation complex catalytic subunit PAN2, translated as MNSPHWTPHWTPHWTPHWSPQWTPGGLEPSMNSYLIPNLHQDVGMNTQELAVTVPKPVHVKKGMFSALHSKVSEAGIPVTATHFDLQREMLWMGNYTGHVQSFLGPTMAHYSSFQVHATDAIRHMQSLDTGVLFLSKCNLRCYTCGGLVMSDYWMEEGADMHSLLMTDNMLLMGGLQNYVAEVDLNTLQETQKVTLRDLHTFRTQKFDAFPGGLSDFDVHGNLLAVSGFSSRGPNERFLMVYDLRRMRAATPLWVHVDPFFVRFIPTYTSRLAIISQTGMKLAWNHNLWPCSPIPTVQATPSSRWAPGMEPEIPQTIESVGFNSYVENPYACPCNQVPANEEGTPGHGYYNHVPESPTQSDEEPLLHTVPEKYRKVTIKYSKCGREDFDFKHYNRTLFAGLEPQIPNAYCNCMIQVLYFLEPVRCLVQNHSCHKEFCLACELGFLFHMLDLSQGDPCQASNFLRALRNIPEAKEMGLILSNCEETTGTVELGSQRSSYRHCPPLPIALQEDDFSEIPCLVFSWPQHPGRNPRQHGGLMHGPEALQEVPGAVSGRRESLHDEGALRSLRQRLPAELESPGFGCEIVRLSGLNALSFHPQVLLCFPLGL; from the exons ATGAACTCTCCTCACTGGACTCCTCACTGGACTCCTCACTGGACTCCTCACTGGTCTCCTCAGTGGACTCCTGGGGGACTGGAGCCCTCCATGAACTCATATCTGATTCCAAACCTCCACCAAGATGTGGGAATGAACACACAGGAGCTGGCTGTGACCGTTCCTAAGCCTGTGCACGTAAAGAAGGGGATGTTTTCTGCGCTGCACAGTAAAGTTTCAGAAGCTGGCATCCCGGTCACTGCAACACATTTTGACCTGCAGCGGGAAATGCTCTGGATGGGAAACTACACG GGTCATGTACAATCCTTCCTTGGACCTACAATGGCACACTACTCTTCTTTCCAAGTGCACGCAACTGATGCCATCAGACACATGCAGAGTTTGGACACAGGCGTGCTCTTCCTTTCTAAATGCAACCTCAGATGTTACACTTGTGGAGGCCTGGTCATGTCTGATTATTG GATGGAAGAAGGAGCTGATATGCACAGTCTCCTCATGACTGATAACATGCTGCTCATGGGGGGATTACAAAACTATGTGGCTGAAGTTGACTTGAATACACTTCAAGAAACTCAAAAA GTGACCCTTCGAGACTTGCATACATTTAGGACACAAAAGTTTGATGCATTTCCTGGCGGCCTGTCAGACTTTGATGTTCACGGAAACCTCTTGGCTGTGAGTGGGTTCTCCAGCCGAGGGCCGAATGAACGTTTCCTCATGGTGTATGACCTCCGCAGGATGCGAGCTGCAACCCCCCTTTGGGTGCATGTGGATCCCTTCTTCGTGCGCTTCATTCCTACCTACACGTCACGGCTCGCAATCATCTCACAGACAGGTATGAAGCTGGCCTGGAATCATAACCTGTGGCCCTGCTCTCCCATCCCCACTGTCCAGGCTACACCCAGCTCAAG ATGGGCTCCTGGGATGGAGCCAGAAATCCCACAAACTATTGAAAGTGTTGGCTTCAACAGTTATGTGGAAAATCCTTACGCCTGCCCCTGTAACCAG GTCCCTGCCAACGAAGAAGGGACACCTGGTCATGGTTATTACAACCATGTCCCTGAATCTCCAACACAGAGTGATGAAGAGCCGCTCCTTCACACTGTTCCAGAAAAGTACAGAAAG GTGACAATTAAATACTCTAAATGTGGACGGGAAGATTTTGACTTCAAACATTACAACAGGACGTTGTTTGCTGGCCTGGAGCCGCAGATTCCCAACGCCTACTGTAACTGCATGATCCAG GTGTTATACTTCCTGGAGCCAGTTCGCTGCCTTGTTCAGAATCATTCGTGCCACAAGGAGTTTTGTTTGGCTTGTGAACTCGGCTTCCTCTTTCACATGTTGGATTTGTCACAAGGAGATCCATGTCAG GCCAGCAACTTCCTCAGAGCACTTCGAAACATCCCTGAAGCCAAAGAGATGGGCCTGATCCTCTCAAACTGTGAGGAGACAACGGGAACAGTCGAGCTAG GTTCCCAAAGATCAAGTTATCGACACTGTCCACCTCTTCCGATTGCCCTACAAGAGGATGATTTCTCTGAAATTCCTTGCTTGGTATTTTCTTG GCCTCAACATCCAGGGAGAAACCCACGACAGCACGGAGGACTCATGCACGGCCCTGAAGCTTTACAGGAAGTACCTGGAGCTGTATCAGGAAGGAGGGAATCATTACATGACGAAGGTGCTCTACGAAGTCTACGACAAAGGCTTCCAGCTGAACTGGAAAGTCCCGGATTTGGATGCGAGATAGTCCGTCTGAGTGGACTGAATGCACTCTCCTTCCATCCACAGGTGCTGCTGTGCTTCCCTCTGGGACTGTGA
- the spats2 gene encoding spermatogenesis-associated serine-rich protein 2 → MAKKNSQRDTSGVVFDTRSKMVMSQGGTAERMKEKISAVRAVVPNKSNNEIVLVLQHFENCVDKAVQAFLEGSAVEILKEWNVTGKKKPKKKKKPKPQPEAPAEPAPPEATSPEEGKDELNGFHANGSVMDGESLDSLSEHLDSASLDAAELDSEPATSETTGAEAESQGSAPSPISQPGGRNHQAPRGNKSRQRPNSNSHHPPASLASNTDEQGSSGVKKMASNIDRSVKDLQRCTASLTRYRMVVKEEMDSSVKRMKQTFAELQSCLMDREVTLLGEMDKVKAEAMMILDARQKRAEELRRLTDKSASMSEEQLTELRADIKHFVSERKYDEDLGKALRFTFDLEPLKTSIGGFGSVYHPRTGYSNRSRCSSTSSSVASPTLPETPAPTQIQSNYPSETRPPPAKQIFQGNRRTFHGQGYHSGGPRYNGGSYNDRNAGRANHRHQNDGASSGPTSQHSSNSRGPSHSSTSSHNQDRPSHNGLPQRVPRTHGP, encoded by the exons ATGGCAAAGAAAAACAGCCAAAGAG ATACATCCGGAGTGGTGTTTGATACCCGTTCAAAAATGGTCATGTCCCAGGGTGGAACGGCTGAGAGGATGAAGGAGAAG ATCAGTGCCGTCAGAGCGGTTGTCCCCAACAAAAGCAACAATGAGATTGTTCTGGTGTTACAGCATTTTGAGAACTGTGTCGATAAGGCCGTGCAGGCTTTTTTAGAAG GCAGTGCAGTTGAGATCCTGAAGGAGTGGAATGTCACTGGAAAAAAGAAG cccaagaagaaaaagaagcccAAACCTCAGCCAGAGGCCCCAGCAGAACCTGCTCCACCTGAGGCCACATCACCCGAGGAGGGCAAGGACGAGCTCAATGGCTTTCATGCCAACGGCTCAGTAATGGACGGAGAGTCTCTTGATTCGCTGAGTGAACACTTGGACTCTGCCTCCCTGGATGCAGCCGAGCTGGACTCTGAACCTGCTACATCCGAAACCACCG GTGCAGAAGCAGAAAGTCAAGGTAGTGCTCCAAGTCCTATCTCTCAGCCAGGAGGAAGAAATCACCAGGCTCCCAGAGGCAATAAGTCACGACAAAGGCCAAACTCAAATTCACATCATCCCCCTGCCTCATTAGCATCCAACACAGATGAGCAAGGATCATCAGGAGTAAAGAAGATGG CTTCCAACATTGACCGCTCTGTGAAGGACCTGCAGAGATGTACTGCATCACTGACTCGCTACAGGATGGTGGTCAAGGAGGAGATGGACTCCTCAGTAAAGAGGATGAAGCAGACATTTGCTGAACTACAGAGCTG tTTAATGGACAGAGAGGTGACTCTGCTGGGGGAAATGGACAAAGTGAAAGCTGAGGCCA TGATGATCTTGGACGCCCGGCagaagagagcagaggagcTCCGTCGGCTGACAGATAAGTCGGCATCCATGTCAGAGGAGCAGCTGACTGAACTGCGTGCAGATATCAAG CACTTTGTGAGTGAGCGTAAATACGATGAGGACCTTGGAAAAGCTCTAagatttacatttgatcttgaACCGCTGAAGACGAGCATCGGAGGGTTTGGATCAG TTTACCACCCACGTACAGGCTACTCAAACCGATCCCGCTGTAGCTCCACATCATCTTCTGTCGCCAGCCCCACCCTGCCGGAGACGCCTGCTCCTACCCAGATCCAGAGCAACTACCCAAGTGAAACCCGTCCTCCACCAGCCAAACAG ATTTTTCAAGGAAACAGGCGTACCTTCCATGGACAAGGTTATCACTCAGGTGGTCCGCGGTATAACGGTGGTTCCTACAATGACAGGAACGCTGGTCGTGCAAACCACCGCCATCAGAATGATGGTGCCTCCTCTGGGCCTACATCACAGCACTCTAGCAACTCAAGAGGTCCCTCGCAttcctccacatcctctcacAACCAAGACCGACCCTCTCACAATGGGCTTCCCCAAAGGGTTCCACGAACACATGGTccttga